One window from the genome of Curtobacterium poinsettiae encodes:
- a CDS encoding serine/threonine-protein kinase, translated as MAILGDNARVRRVLHAPTYSFLRTIDEGSAAETKLYEHTVLGGLRVQKSISVLGLPDGVARSEPRLLESMDHPRLIKVRDAQWDPDYDESLKVITFTTDYYEGQSIHAALNEGHAFGTADAVAIIDCVLDALHYLHVSAGVVHRDVKPGNVMLNAARNQGFVGDFGSAAHLDADSQQVDAAGGTLLYRPPEYSSGLLDARSDLYSTGLTMFELLNGPFDYQALDGNVLLQRVEAGKPALTPRHLRFQPWVSPSLMTFVRRLIATKPESRFASADEALRSLRGLRYVDWTPVSSTEWIGKWPPRQVSARQRMLRVSSEHLGGRNVGHVSVTAATSMDGGRTWRRYARFARRAPEVEGAEALALVFRDVEAAAQSVATR; from the coding sequence ATGGCGATCTTGGGCGATAACGCGCGGGTCCGCAGGGTGCTTCACGCTCCCACCTACAGCTTCCTGCGCACCATCGACGAGGGCAGCGCTGCTGAGACCAAACTCTACGAGCACACCGTTCTCGGCGGTCTCCGTGTACAAAAGTCGATTTCCGTGCTTGGCCTCCCTGACGGCGTCGCCCGTAGTGAGCCGCGTCTTCTCGAAAGCATGGATCACCCTCGTCTCATCAAAGTCAGGGACGCGCAGTGGGATCCAGATTACGATGAGTCGCTAAAGGTGATCACGTTCACCACTGACTATTATGAAGGCCAGAGCATTCATGCCGCACTGAACGAGGGCCACGCATTCGGCACTGCGGATGCTGTCGCAATCATCGACTGCGTTCTCGATGCGCTGCACTACCTCCACGTCTCCGCAGGGGTCGTCCACCGCGATGTGAAGCCAGGCAACGTGATGCTCAACGCAGCGCGGAATCAGGGTTTCGTTGGCGACTTCGGGAGCGCTGCTCACCTGGATGCCGACTCGCAGCAGGTAGATGCGGCCGGCGGGACATTGCTCTACCGACCACCCGAGTACTCCTCCGGGTTGCTCGATGCGCGTAGCGACCTGTACTCGACCGGGCTGACAATGTTCGAGTTGCTGAACGGCCCATTTGATTACCAAGCACTAGACGGCAATGTCCTGTTGCAGCGAGTGGAAGCGGGCAAGCCCGCTCTCACGCCTCGGCACCTCAGATTCCAGCCATGGGTGAGCCCAAGTCTGATGACGTTCGTTCGACGATTGATCGCCACAAAGCCGGAAAGCCGATTCGCTTCGGCCGACGAGGCCCTCAGATCCCTACGAGGGCTGAGATATGTGGACTGGACTCCCGTCAGCTCTACAGAGTGGATCGGGAAGTGGCCGCCGCGCCAGGTGAGCGCACGCCAACGAATGCTTAGAGTGAGTTCTGAACATCTGGGCGGACGCAACGTCGGGCACGTCAGTGTGACGGCAGCCACCAGCATGGATGGCGGGCGGACATGGAGGCGTTATGCGCGCTTCGCGCGCCGCGCTCCTGAGGTGGAAGGCGCAGAAGCCCTTGCTCTTGTGTTCCGAGACGTCGAGGCTGCTGCCCAGTCGGTAGCAACTCGGTAG